In a genomic window of Gambusia affinis linkage group LG04, SWU_Gaff_1.0, whole genome shotgun sequence:
- the zgc:195282 gene encoding cysteine-rich protein 1 isoform X2 encodes MTDSPERQGLGAPKAQQKKEKGEKKRSLGRDYHPLCLKCQKCKRQLTAGQHAEYDEKPYCTHCYMKIFGPRCTLSGNR; translated from the exons ATGACTGACTCCCCAGAGCGGCAAGGCCTCGGGGCACCAaaagcacagcagaaaaaagaaaag g GGGAGAAGAAGAGGTCCTTAGGGAGGGACTACCATCCTCTATGCCTGAAGTGCCAGAAGTGCAAGAGACAGCTGACGGCTGGCCAGCATGCTGAG TACGATGAGAAGCCGTACTGCACACACTGCTACATGAAGATATTTGGCCCGAGATGCACACTTTCAG GCAACAGGTGA
- the zgc:195282 gene encoding cysteine-rich protein 1 isoform X1 encodes MVGYCPICGKPVYFGEKKRSLGRDYHPLCLKCQKCKRQLTAGQHAEYDEKPYCTHCYMKIFGPRCTLSGNR; translated from the exons ATGGTAGGCTACTGTCCAATTTGTGGAAAGCCTGTCTACTTTG GGGAGAAGAAGAGGTCCTTAGGGAGGGACTACCATCCTCTATGCCTGAAGTGCCAGAAGTGCAAGAGACAGCTGACGGCTGGCCAGCATGCTGAG TACGATGAGAAGCCGTACTGCACACACTGCTACATGAAGATATTTGGCCCGAGATGCACACTTTCAG GCAACAGGTGA